A window from Xiphophorus maculatus strain JP 163 A chromosome 17, X_maculatus-5.0-male, whole genome shotgun sequence encodes these proteins:
- the atp23 gene encoding mitochondrial inner membrane protease ATP23 homolog, with protein MGQTKQDEEYGYDLFPERSARKPTQITIRDSLFTFRNKCQVMLMFAMETSPYAKLLLSAMKNSGCKVFKDRHFSCEDCDGTVSGGFDAASSQIVLCQNNIHQQAHMNRVVTHELIHAFDHCRAHVDWFNNFRHLACSEIRAANLSGDCSFSNEVSRFNFGLKEHHQQCVRGRAVRSILAVRKVSLEEAQKIVDEVFDSCFNDHAPFGRIPHGNKDAKFAYREYVNRDRYYMNL; from the exons ATGGGTCAGACCAAGCAAGACGAGGAATATGGATATGACCTCTTCCCGGAGAGAAGCGCGAGGAAGCCCACGCAGATCACAATCAGAGACAGCCTGTTCACATTCAGAAACAAGTGTCAGGTCATGTTAATGTTCGCCATGGAAACTA GTCCATATGCCAAACTCCTCCTCAGTGCCATGAAGAACTCCGGCTG CAAAGTGTTTAAAGACAGACATTTCTCCTGCGAGGACTGCGACGGGACGGTCAGCGGTGGCTTTGATGCTGCCTCCTCTCAG aTTGTTTTGTGTCAGAACAACATCCACCAGCAGGCTCACATGAACCGAGTGGTCACCCATGAGCTCATCCATGCGTTCGACCACTGCCGGGCCCACGTGGACTGGTTCAACAACTTCAGACATCTAGCTTGTTCTGAG ATTCGAGCAGCGAACCTCAGTGGGGATTGCTCCTTCAGCAATGAAGTTTCCAGATTCAACTTTGGCCTAAAGGAACATCACCAG CAGTGTGTCCGGGGTCGTGCTGTACGCTCCATCCTGGCTGTGCGAAAAGTCAGCCTAGAGGAGGCGCAAAAGATTGTCGACGAGGTCTTCGACTCGTGCTTCAACGATCACGCCCCTTTCGGACGGATCCCACACGGCAATAAGGACGCCAAGTTCGCCTACAGGGAATACGTGAACAGGGATCGGTACTACATGAACCTTTAG
- the rpap3 gene encoding RNA polymerase II-associated protein 3, translating to MSGGDKAVELQLQIRQNAEDLHSFMRELDNWEADIKRKDEELRTGRVQELQKTLPPVRNKGYRSRMREKRRKQAPAAEGDTKAEEPRRASTLKSCDYRSWDKFDVDKALAEMDKEAESNESDSEEVDKDRALAEKENGNRFFKEGKYDDAIECYTRGMAADPYNPVLPTNRATSFFRLKKYAVAESDCNLAVALDDNYYKAYARRGAARFALQKHQLALEDYQTVLRLDPGNAEAQSEVKKLQEILAQGDVCGPAVQPAEAAAAANPDQQQQLGEQQRKQEAVMQKDRGNAYFKEGKYEAAVECYSRGMEADAMNVLLPANRAMAFLKLDRYKEAEEDCTAAISLDDTYSKAFARRGTARVALGKLQEAKEDFLRLLQLEPGNKQALNELQKLQTDPGCSGALQVEDGARRRTVQPVDKPEHLRSTKPLRRIDIQEISGKLVPPRQEALPPLIQEVERKTDSPLSSSPSAKIIKMEEAAETQTQKHDRVPASRDAGQSVQEESTEAAEAPSSDVPPAPSNSFQLEADLRKLSKQPEAVYRYLRQISPSAYGQIFQNSLEPDLLNQILRTLRDFFIGNEPPTSILETLGGLAGVRRFDMAVMFMTPQEKKVLKELFDFLLQAQLDQPTVSDLQKKYGL from the exons ATGTCCGGGGGGGACAAGGCCGTGGAGTTACAGCTGCAGATACGGCAGAATGCGGAGGATCTTCACAGCTTCATGAGGGAGCTGGACAACTGGGAGGCAGACATCAAGAGGAAGGACGAAGAGCTGAGGACTGGACGAGTCCAGGAGCTCCAG AAAACTCTTCCACCTGTGCGTAACAAGGGCTACAGGTCAAGGAtgagggagaagaggaggaaacagGCGCCTGCTGCTGAAGGCGACACGAAGGCAGAGGAGCCCAGACGAGCCTCCACACTCAAATCCTGTGATTATCGATCATGGGACAAGTTTGACGTG GATAAAGCTCTGGCAGAAATGGACAAGGAGGCCGAGTCCAACGAGTCCGACTCGGAGGAGGTGGACAAGGACAGAGCTCTGGCTGAGAAGGAGAAT ggtaacaggttttttaaagagGGGAAGTATGACGATGCCATAGAGTGTTACACCAGAGGGATGGCTGCTGATCCATACAACCCTGTGCTTCCCACCAACAGAGCCACGTCCTTCTTCAGACTTAAGAA GTACGCTGTGGCCGAGTCGGACTGCAACCTGGCTGTCGCCCTTGACGACAACTACTATAAGGCGTATGCTAGGAGAGGAGCCGCTCGGTTTGCCCTGCAGAAACACCAGCTGGCTCTGGAAG ATTACCAGACGGTACTCCGGCTGGACCCGGGTAACGCCGAAGCCCAGAGCGAAGTGAAGAAGCTCCAGGAG ATCCTCGCTCAGGGGGACGTCTGCGGTCCGGCTGTCCAGCCCGCCgaggccgccgccgccgccaacCCTGACCAGCAGCAACAGCTGggagagcagcagaggaaacaggaagctgtgATGCAGAAGGACAGA GGAAACGCTTACTTCAAAGAAGGGAAGTACGAGGCAGCCGTGGAATGCTACAGCAGAGGAATGGAGGCGGATGCCATGAACGTCCTCCTGCCTGCCAACAGAGCCATGGCCTTCCTGAAGCTGGACAG GTATAAAGAAGCAGAGGAGGACTGTACAGCAGCCATTTCTCTGGATGACACTTACTCTAAGGCCTTTGCCCGCCGCGGCACAGCCAGAGTGGCGCTGGGGAAACTGCAGGAGGCCAAGGAAG ATTTCCTGCGGTTGCTCCAGCTGGAGCCCGGGAACAAGCAGGCCCTGAATGAGCTGCAGAAGCTGCAGACG GATCCAGGCTGCAGCGGCGCTCTGCAGGTGGAGGACGGTGCCCGGAGGAGGACGGTCCAACCGGTGGACAAACCAGAACATCTGCGCTCAACC AAACCTCTGAGACGAATCGACATCCAGGAGATCAGCGGGAAGCTGGTGCCGCCCAGGCAGGAAGCTCTTCCTCCGTTAATCCAGGAAGTAGAGAGGAAGACTGACTCGCCGCTGTCTTCATCGCCCAGCGCCAAGATCATCAAAATggaggaagcagcagaaacacagacacagaaacatgacag AGTTCCTGCCAGCAGAGACGCCGGCCAATCAGTTCAGGAGGAATCCACTGAAGCAGCAGAAGCACCAAGTTCCGACGTTCCTCCTGCTCCCAGCAACAGCTTCCAGCTGGAGGCGGACCTCCGCAAGCTCAGCAAGCAGCCAGAGGCGGTTTACAGATACCTCAGG CAAATCAGTCCGTCAGCGTACGGCCAGATCTTCCAGAACTCTCTGGAGCCGGACCTGCTCAACCAGATCCTCAGAACCCTGCGCGATTTCTTCATAGG GAATGAACCTCCGACCTCCATCTTGGAGACCCTCGGCGGTCTGGCGGGCGTGAGGCGCTTCGACATGGCCGTCATGTTCATGACGCCGCAGGAGAAGAAAG TGCTGAAGGAGCTGTTTGACTTCCTGCTCCAAGCCCAGCTGGACCAGCCCACCGTTTCAGACCTGCAGAAGAAGTACGGACTATGA